A window of Saccopteryx leptura isolate mSacLep1 chromosome 5, mSacLep1_pri_phased_curated, whole genome shotgun sequence contains these coding sequences:
- the SAMD10 gene encoding sterile alpha motif domain-containing protein 10 isoform X2 encodes MFTELRTKLSPPRGRAGAVRAGFGERWDADATAHFSFCRTLLEHTVSAESIPCHLPRTPGTSLTWHDTRSQRAAAGRPVKLLQQPGTESSQGRLYSDHFGLYHTSPSLGGLTRPVVLWSQQDVCKWLKKHCPHNYLVYVEAFSQHAITGRALLRLNAEKLQRMGLAQEAQRQEVLQQVLRLQVREEGRSLQLLSQVAA; translated from the exons ATGTTCACGGAGCTGAGGACCAAGCTGAGCCCCCCGCGAGGCCGCGCCGGGGCTGTGCGCGCCGGCTTCGGGGAGCGCTGGGATGCAGACG CCACTGCCCACTTCAGCTTCTGCCGGACCTTGCTGGAACACACAGTGTCAGCCGAGAGCATCCCCTGCCACCTGCCTAGGACACCAGGCACCAGCCTCACGTGGCATGATACACGCAGCCAGAGGGCAGCTGCTGGCCGGCCAGTCAAGCTCCTGCAGCAGCCTGGCACAGAGTCCTCCCAG GGACGGCTGTACTCTGACCACTTTGGCCTGTACCACACAAGTCCCTCACTGGGTGGCCTGACGAGACCGGTGGTCCTGTGGAGTCAGCAGGATGTCTGCAAGTGGCTCAAGAAGCACTGTCCCCACAACTACCTCGTCTACGTGGAGGCCTTCTCCCAGCACGCCATCACCG gccggGCACTGCTGCGGCTGAATGCGGAGAAGCTGCAGCGGATGGGGCTGGCGCAGGAGGCCCAACGGCAGGAGGTGCTGCAGCAGGTGCTGCGCCTGCAGGTGCGCGAGGAAGGGCGGAGCCTGCAGCTGCTCAGCCAAG TTGCTGCCTGA
- the SAMD10 gene encoding sterile alpha motif domain-containing protein 10 isoform X1: protein MFTELRTKLSPPRGRAGAVRAGFGERWDADATAHFSFCRTLLEHTVSAESIPCHLPRTPGTSLTWHDTRSQRAAAGRPVKLLQQPGTESSQGRLYSDHFGLYHTSPSLGGLTRPVVLWSQQDVCKWLKKHCPHNYLVYVEAFSQHAITGRALLRLNAEKLQRMGLAQEAQRQEVLQQVLRLQVREEGRSLQLLSQASFGHMS, encoded by the exons ATGTTCACGGAGCTGAGGACCAAGCTGAGCCCCCCGCGAGGCCGCGCCGGGGCTGTGCGCGCCGGCTTCGGGGAGCGCTGGGATGCAGACG CCACTGCCCACTTCAGCTTCTGCCGGACCTTGCTGGAACACACAGTGTCAGCCGAGAGCATCCCCTGCCACCTGCCTAGGACACCAGGCACCAGCCTCACGTGGCATGATACACGCAGCCAGAGGGCAGCTGCTGGCCGGCCAGTCAAGCTCCTGCAGCAGCCTGGCACAGAGTCCTCCCAG GGACGGCTGTACTCTGACCACTTTGGCCTGTACCACACAAGTCCCTCACTGGGTGGCCTGACGAGACCGGTGGTCCTGTGGAGTCAGCAGGATGTCTGCAAGTGGCTCAAGAAGCACTGTCCCCACAACTACCTCGTCTACGTGGAGGCCTTCTCCCAGCACGCCATCACCG gccggGCACTGCTGCGGCTGAATGCGGAGAAGCTGCAGCGGATGGGGCTGGCGCAGGAGGCCCAACGGCAGGAGGTGCTGCAGCAGGTGCTGCGCCTGCAGGTGCGCGAGGAAGGGCGGAGCCTGCAGCTGCTCAGCCAAG CTTCCTTCGGACACATGTCCTAG